AAGGTTTTTACTGCTCCATTTCTTGCATCACAATGTGCACTGAGATTCATATTTTCAAGTGAATCAGTCAAAAAGCCACCTTTGCATGTTGTAAATCTTTCGTAATCGTATAGATTTTTATTCTCCAATATGACATTTTCACATACCAATCCCATCATATCATAGAGTCCAAATGCGTTAGGCTTCAGCATTCCAACTGGTTGAGAATTTTGTTTCCATTCTCCGCATGATTCTTTCTTCCACTCGTCGCTTCTTGCAAATATTGGATCATCAGAATTACGGTTTCCAAACCAAGCATATTGTGCTGCTAAATTGGAATCTTTTATGCCACCCCAAATGTTGGCGTAATTTTTTTTGTTACCGCCTCTAGCTAACGCCATCCATTCGTCATAATAAGGTAGGCGATAACCATTAGCTTTTTTGTTGATTTTTACAAAAATCATATCCCAATCAGCATTTGATTTGAAAAAAGCGTATCCTTTAATGTAAAAATCACTATTTTTTTTGTTGGTTGAAAAATTGTCTGGATTATTGTCTATCTTTAAAGTGTAAACTGGCTGCAAGCCATCTCTTATGCTACGATTATTCGCATAAATAAAGGCATTGTATAGAAATACACGAATTGCAGCAGAATCATGAATATCGCATAAATCATTTTTATTCATCTCCTTCTTTTTTTTGATCCAAAAATTATAATTTTCAGGATATTTGTCGTTTGTCTGTGATGGAATTGAATCCCATAAAACTTGGATAAATTCACATTCTGTCACTTTATATACATCTACAGCAAGAACTTTGTTTATTTTTTCGAATCTTGCTGGATCACGATCGTGTATTTGCCCGTATTGATTGGTGCTAATATTAACCATAGAATATCCGAGAAGGTGATCCTGCTTTGACAAATCTATATATTTCATCCCAACAAGAATGTTGAATGTGTAAACACTACCCAATTTGGTCGTGTACCAAATTTTCCCATTTTTGACATATTTCCCTGAATTTAAATGAATGCAATTAAGCTCTTTTTTATATGAGAAATCGTTTCCTTTCCATAGGCCATCATTTGCGCCATCTATACAGATTGTGTAATTTGTATTTTTCTCCATTTCAAGCCAATGAATTGAATCTTTCAATGAGATGTGAATGGTATCTGGGTTGTTATAAATTTGTTCTAAAATACTATTGTTTTTTCCTATATCGTGATTTGTTTTTGCCAAGGCTTTGGGGCCTTTAGTTTTGTTGGAAGGACCAACCATTGTTCCATCCATTTCATACAATTTATCGTTTGCAGCAAAAGATGCTACAATTAGAATAAATAGAGTGATGAAGGTTATTCTTGTATTTTTCATAAATGACCTACTTATCTTTAAAACATTTCTCACTGTTGCGAATACATTCCCATTGATTTTCTGTTGCGTATGGAGGTAAATCGTTGTGATTTAAACTGTAGCGCTCGTTTTTTCCGGTTTGAACAACGAATAAAGGCCTATAACGTATGCGCTGCCCAGAAGGTATTCTCCAAAACATAATATTTCCCTCATCAAAGGCAAATGTGTTGTACATACTGGTATATGTTGCTGCGAACGTTGGCTCGTCATCAGCGATGTATAAGTCTGTTAATCCGTATGAATGCCCTATTTCGTGAACAATGGTATTTAAAGATGCATCGCCGTTTAAATGTGCGCCCCAAACAAGTCCGCCTATTACAGCTTTATTTGCTTTAGATTTGTATTCACACATTGTGACTTGGGCCGTTTGTGCATCATCAGGAACAAAAGGAAATACATCTGCATAGACAAAATACATGCACTTTCGGTCAAAAGATCCAGCGCCTGATATAGATGCAAAAAAAGAGTCCTCGTCTTTATTGTAGGTTCCGATTTTCATTTGTACCGGAATGCTGCTTTTGGAGCAATCATTATATAATCTCATGGATAAGGAATTTGCCTTTTTATTGCATATTACATCATCATCTCCGATTCCTATGGGTCCGCTTTCTTCTTCTTTTTGACACAAATTGATGACGGCATTGAGATTTTCATACACTTCATTTGTAAAGCCTTCAACCTTCCAACCTATTCGCATTTCATTTATTCCTAAGGCGAAATGTTTTTCCCGTGCATCCTGATAAGCGTTATTGAAAGCTTTGACTTTGCTGTTATAATCATCTATTAACGGTCCATAATTTGTTTCTGCATCGTCGCGTATTTTTTCGAGTTCGTCTAGTTCTTCTTTTAAGGTTGTGATTTTGCTAGAACAGTTTACATATTGTCCTTCTTTATAAGTACATTCTTTAATGAGCGCATCATTATATTCGTTTACTTTAGTGTTGTAATTGTTATAGGCTTCTTTGTAAACATCTTTTACAGGATCACTTAATTTGGCGGCTTCGGTCAGTTCATCGTATTCTTTCCCGCAACCATATTTATTTGTGTATTTTATTTTTTCATAAAGATCGTTTACGATAGGATATTCTATTTTTTTATGTCCAATAACTTTTTTTCCTTCGTCATCAAATATCTCGATTTGTTTTTTTCTTTTTTCTGTCAAGTCAACCCATAATTTATCTTCAAATCCTTTTTTACTATCTTTGAGATTGACCTCTGATGGAGTGACATCTGTAAACTTTGCATTAACGACTGCTTGAGACATTATTGTATTAAATCTCGTCATAACGTCGCCATTTGTATAGCAACCAGTTTTCCCCTTATCATTCAGACAACCGACAGCATCTTCGTTTCCAAGTTTAACGAATAAAACTTCTTTATACGAATCCTTTGGATAAGGAATTATATGCAAATACCTTTCCAATTTTTCGTCCCCGTTGAAAACTACATAATTTCCAGAAGATAATGGGATATCATCAATACAATCTGTTTTTTTACATATATCTTTTGCGGAAACGAGGTCTTTCTTTTCTACGTCTCCATTTTCTTTAATTTTGTACAAATGAAAATCTTCAGACGAATTTTTGTCTATTCTAATTTTTACATAGGCTGTTTTACCTGTTTCTACAGAAAGATACACGTCCTTCCCGCGGAATGCAGCTTCTTCATAGTCAAAATTAGAATATGGGTCTCTATCATAACCGTATTCATGCTTGTCTGACTCAAGAAACCACGCTAATGTTTCTTTCCAATGAAATTCTACAACTTCACCGTTCCCATAGGTTTCAAAATCATATTCCCCTTCATAAGGGATAATGTCTTTGATACTTAGCTTGTAACAATTTGGATCGTTTTCCTCACATCGAGGGGTTGGATTTACGTTATCGCTTGCAGAACCGTCATCGTCGCAAGCTTGTAAAATTAAAACGCAGAGCGATGTAAAAAGGAATTTTAAAACTTTCATCATAATAATCTACTTCTCCTTTGCTTCGTAATAGAAGTAATCTGTAACTGCGCCCATGTAAATTACAATAGCCTCGTCATACTCGCCAGCATCCTTCAAACGCTTGGAAAATAATATTGGCTTGCCTTCATTTTTTGTCATTGTTTGGAAAACGCATTGACCGTTTTCATCACCATTGCGGAAAACATCAAATTCAACAACGGGATCTTCGGTGCGTTTGTTTCCATCTTTATCTTTAACCCATAACTTAACGCGGGCTTTTTTTAATTTTTTTGTTTTCTTATTTCTGTCGATTGTTGCTTTCCAAACTCTAGCATAAGGTGAATGCATAAGATACTTTCTATGATAGGTGCCCATTACGGCGCTAATCAAAGGTATAGCAGGCTTTTTCGCCACCACGTTTCCTTCTTCGTCCAATACACCAAATGTTGCGTTCTTTGACGGCATTGCGTTTGCGTAAGGGCCCAAAGCAATTGCGTCATCTTCACGTTCCATATCCACAATGTCGTATTGTGGAGCGAAATTGTTCTTTACGCCAGCTTTCAATAGGTTTGACTTTTGATCAAGATTGATTCCTGCATCGTAATTCATATATTCGTTTTCGCCGGCTGGATTATTTTCGTTTGCGAGTTTGGGGTCGCCGATGTAGATGTTTGTTCCTATGTAGTTTTTCGAGAAAGATGAATTTGTTGCGCTATAGCCGGCGACAACTTCTTCTGCACACTCTCCTGTGCATGTTGCCGTTGTATTCTTCCAGAAAATGCTGTTGCCTATAGAGCCTTTAGCCTTGCCTGATATTGCTCCATTTTTTGTCGTAGCACCGTTTGCGAAGAATGTTGCATTCCAAAGGTTTAGGGTTGCGCCATCATTGTTGATTGCACCGCCATTGTCCGCAGCATGGTTGTCATAGAAAATTGCGTTGCCGATGTAGGTGTTGCCACCTAAAAGATTTATGGCTCCACCGTTAAGAGCAGTCGTATTGCTCAAATAGATTACATTCAGCATGCTGATTTCTCCCTGAGCAGAGATTGCGCCGCCATTTCCTTTCGATGTATTCTGTGTGAAGTGAGTTGTTTCGAGATACAAGGAATCACTTGTTGCCAAGGCTCCGCCGTTTTTGTTTGATTTAGACTTTGCGATAACGATGTTTTTCAAAAGCAGTTTCTGGTTGTCGGAATGGATTGTTCCACCGTTTTCGGCATTGAATCCATTTTCAAGGCGTAGGCCGATAATGCTGCGTGGAGAACGACCTTCGATTTCCACATGAGTATTTCCGCCCATGTTCAAAAGCGGGAGATCTTTTTCAGAATTCAAATCCCAAATGTCACCCTTGTATCCGACCAGTTCAAAACCGACTTTCCAAGGAACAATGCCGTCCGTAAAGTTGTCGGCCACATTCCAAACGCCACCCGCCATGTTAATTTCGCGGCCTGTCGCCTTGGCTGTTTCGAGAACAGTCGCGAAGTCGCCCACGGCAGTCGCTGCGGTAGTACCGTCGCAACCCTGCTTGCACTGGGTCTGCGGATTCCAGTAGATGCGGTAGTTTGCACTCTTGGTAAAATTGAATACATAACTGCTACTGAACGCTTCGGCGGGGAACCCCGAAATCATGTTCCTGGTCAGCGATATGTTTGCGGTTACATTAGAAGACGGAAGTTCGACCGTTGTCGATGTTTCGCCGTTCACCTTGAATTGGGCGTTATCCGCATAGACAAACATTTCGATAGCAGACGCGGAAAGCGGCAACTGTGAAACATAGCGGAACACTCCAGGCTCAAAGAACGGTCCGAAATGTTCTTCGCTGTGGGAGATTTCGGTTGCCCGAGGTTCCTGAGAAACCGTAGATTGCGGCTCTATCTGGAATTTGTTGGCATACACGGCTCCGACAAGGTGCGATCGCGACGGAATGCGAACGAATGCGGACGGTGCGACGAATTTTCCAAAATACAAGCCGTCCGTTCCCATATCGACATTCTCGCCGGCGACATTCCATAAAATTTCGCTGGGGTTTCCGCCCGTAATGGAGAACGTGTTGCGGTCGCCGAAGCGGACATTTCCCAAGACATTTATTGTAATCGGGCCGGAAGTCAAGTCAAACGCAAACTCGGCGTCAGGTTCCGTAAAGATATTCTGGAAAGTATAAGAACCAGAAGAGAAATGAACTTTGGATCTTGCATTGGCATAGAACGCACCGTAATTATTCGGCGATACTGTAACGTTTTGGTCAAGTCCAACAGAGACTGGAGTCACCCCTGCAACGATGTTTGGAATTCCGACAATAGGCTTTGATAGAGTTGCCGCACTCTTTGTCTTGGCTACGACACCGTTTTGTTCCTCGCATTGGCTAGTATAACGCAAATCACCGCTGATGTTCGCCCGTTCACGCAAGAAACAATGGCTCGAAGCATCGACATTACCGTAAATCTTGGAATCCACCCCAAGTTCAAGATTTTGACCGAATACATCGCCCAAAGACATGGAATTATCACGGAAATCGACCATGTCGGCAACGACAACGTATCCCCAATCGCTTGCAGATGTTGCATAAGAATTGTTTCCGCTTATATTTTGGTTCGAACCGCAGTCAAGGCAATTCAGACTGACATCAGAAAGATAAACCGTCCCGGAATTTTTACCAAGATTGAATTCAAATCGGGCGTTGCTGACATTGCCCGACTGCATCGTGAAAGTCTTTGTTACAGTCCGTCCGTTTACGGTCGCCGCAACTTCACCGAATTCGGCGAAAGCATCATAAGGGAAACCATCGCGCCCGATGCGAACTTCTACATAGCGGCGGGCACTAACACCCTGTAGGTAAAACTTGACTTCGTATGTCTTGCCAGCCTGTAATTCGATATTGCTGCGGGTCAGTTGAACATGCCAATAGTCCGAGCCACCATTGGCTACAGAAACAAAGCCCTCGTTAAAGGTCGCATACGCCCCTTCGTAATTTGCAAGACTCCATTCAGAATACGGGAAATTAAGAGCAAAAGCGCTATCTAGCCCTAATAGACAAAGAATGGCAAAAATATAAGAATGTAACTGTTTCAAGTTTTCCTCTTGTTGTTTTCAAGGAAACGACAACGTAGCAATATTTTAACATGTTGTCAACGCATTTGGTAAATTTTTCGTATCAATTCTTTAAATATGTTGTTAACTGTTGCAATCGCGTTAGGGATTGTGACCGCTTGAGGACAAGACCCGCCAGCGGGGCTTGGTTCTGGGAGGTGAGCGGCAAGCGTAAGCGAAGCCGATTGCCCCCAGAATATAGCCCGACCCACGCCAGTGGGGAACGCCCATAGACTACTCCCCCACTGCCGAAATCATCAAGGGCAACGGCGAGTTCCTCCCCGTCTCCAAGATGCCTTGCGACGGCGTGTTCCCGACCGCTACCACCAAGTACGAAAAGCGCGACCTCGCCCTCAACATCCCGAGTTGGAATCCGGACGCTTGCGTGCAGTGCGGCAAGTGCGCTGTGAGCCGTAGGCGAATGAAATTGGTAAGGCAATTGAAAATAATTATACCGTATATTCAAAAAGTTATCAAGCGAAACCTTGGAACGATTCGCCAACAGAATTTCTTTGCGATATAGATTAGTTTTTAAATTAAAGACGAATGAAGAATTTCTTCACTCGTTTTTATTATACTGATTCAATTTTATTCTATTTGTGAGAATTCCACCAAGTGGGATTTGTTATGTATCGTTCGAGCAAATCGTAACGTCTGAATGCAGTCGCAATGGTTCTTCCATCCAGTTCGTTAATAGCTTCTTTCTGAAAATACTCGCTGAGCATTTTGTAGAGAAGAGTTTCACCGAGTGTAATTAAATTTAGTTTATTCTCATCAAAGAACGAAAGAATGGCATGAAAATTTCTATGATCAATATTCTTGTATTCAATCTGTTTCTGTTCTAGAAGCAATTTACCCACAATGTTAGACATAAAGTGTGTTTCAAACGGTCTAATCGCATCACAATTGGGTTCGCCGGAATGATGCTTCCTTATCGCATCACAATATCTGAAAATTTGCACAGCGACAATCATCTGAGCGGCATTTACATTGCCAAAAATTTCATTAAAATAACTACCAAAAAGGTCGTTCTTTCTATACCTTGCTATATGAGGTTTGTTACGCCATACAGAAAGAATGGCTTCCGCCGCGACCGTTGACGGGATTGCGTTTATCGCAGTACTATAATCACGCTTGCGTCTGTATGTGAATCCTAATTCGGCAGCCCCTTTTTCTAACAAGGTTTGCTTTTCATCGTTGGCTTTTAAATCCCTAAGATCAACAGGGTTTTGACTGTTGGTGGCGTAAGTAATATCTCTTATCGTCTGTTCGTCATCGCTAAGTTCGTAGATTCGAACGAGTACAAAGATCTGGGAAAAATCCAATGCTGGATTTTCCTTTATCGTTTGGTATATCGTTTTACAGGTCTGGCCACCATTGATTATTTGCAGTGAATCGAGTTTGACAATCCAGTTGGATTGTTGCAATCCATTATATGCAAATTTTTCGCAGACCAGCGTCAACCCATTGTTGTAAAAAAAGAAATTCTGCTTCTTTTGGGCGTCAAGAAGCGTCTCTACAATCCCGTTGTTGACAGCATTCTTTCCCAAGTATCGACGAATATTCTTTTCTAAGAGAGAATCGCCATATTGTTCAAAAAGAGAGAAAACCTCTGTTACGGGAATCTTTCCGAGAATGACCCGTTTGTAATTAAAGTTTTCTTGGATCGCCGCACCAGACAAGGTTAGT
The nucleotide sequence above comes from Fibrobacter sp. UWP2. Encoded proteins:
- a CDS encoding SUMF1/EgtB/PvdO family nonheme iron enzyme → MKNTRITFITLFILIVASFAANDKLYEMDGTMVGPSNKTKGPKALAKTNHDIGKNNSILEQIYNNPDTIHISLKDSIHWLEMEKNTNYTICIDGANDGLWKGNDFSYKKELNCIHLNSGKYVKNGKIWYTTKLGSVYTFNILVGMKYIDLSKQDHLLGYSMVNISTNQYGQIHDRDPARFEKINKVLAVDVYKVTECEFIQVLWDSIPSQTNDKYPENYNFWIKKKKEMNKNDLCDIHDSAAIRVFLYNAFIYANNRSIRDGLQPVYTLKIDNNPDNFSTNKKNSDFYIKGYAFFKSNADWDMIFVKINKKANGYRLPYYDEWMALARGGNKKNYANIWGGIKDSNLAAQYAWFGNRNSDDPIFARSDEWKKESCGEWKQNSQPVGMLKPNAFGLYDMMGLVCENVILENKNLYDYERFTTCKGGFLTDSLENMNLSAHCDARNGAVKTFQGLRLVRQLK
- a CDS encoding carbohydrate binding domain-containing protein, translated to MKQLHSYIFAILCLLGLDSAFALNFPYSEWSLANYEGAYATFNEGFVSVANGGSDYWHVQLTRSNIELQAGKTYEVKFYLQGVSARRYVEVRIGRDGFPYDAFAEFGEVAATVNGRTVTKTFTMQSGNVSNARFEFNLGKNSGTVYLSDVSLNCLDCGSNQNISGNNSYATSASDWGYVVVADMVDFRDNSMSLGDVFGQNLELGVDSKIYGNVDASSHCFLRERANISGDLRYTSQCEEQNGVVAKTKSAATLSKPIVGIPNIVAGVTPVSVGLDQNVTVSPNNYGAFYANARSKVHFSSGSYTFQNIFTEPDAEFAFDLTSGPITINVLGNVRFGDRNTFSITGGNPSEILWNVAGENVDMGTDGLYFGKFVAPSAFVRIPSRSHLVGAVYANKFQIEPQSTVSQEPRATEISHSEEHFGPFFEPGVFRYVSQLPLSASAIEMFVYADNAQFKVNGETSTTVELPSSNVTANISLTRNMISGFPAEAFSSSYVFNFTKSANYRIYWNPQTQCKQGCDGTTAATAVGDFATVLETAKATGREINMAGGVWNVADNFTDGIVPWKVGFELVGYKGDIWDLNSEKDLPLLNMGGNTHVEIEGRSPRSIIGLRLENGFNAENGGTIHSDNQKLLLKNIVIAKSKSNKNGGALATSDSLYLETTHFTQNTSKGNGGAISAQGEISMLNVIYLSNTTALNGGAINLLGGNTYIGNAIFYDNHAADNGGAINNDGATLNLWNATFFANGATTKNGAISGKAKGSIGNSIFWKNTTATCTGECAEEVVAGYSATNSSFSKNYIGTNIYIGDPKLANENNPAGENEYMNYDAGINLDQKSNLLKAGVKNNFAPQYDIVDMEREDDAIALGPYANAMPSKNATFGVLDEEGNVVAKKPAIPLISAVMGTYHRKYLMHSPYARVWKATIDRNKKTKKLKKARVKLWVKDKDGNKRTEDPVVEFDVFRNGDENGQCVFQTMTKNEGKPILFSKRLKDAGEYDEAIVIYMGAVTDYFYYEAKEK
- a CDS encoding AIPR family protein; amino-acid sequence: MDIAKQIVDQRILGLIKENPSIFTESEEKNISKAFLMLGVSAYLDLDIPDTLQYITEGRNDGGFDAAYIVDGADMQLNVILFQSKYTRNLDSDTNFPANAVEKAVNTVKCVFDPSAHMVLNEQSQTKVNEIRSLILEGHIPYVTFVMLNNGLKWDETGDSYIKNTFGNQPQVKFVHYNHTDIVKYVTSPKKINTQLTLSGAAIQENFNYKRVILGKIPVTEVFSLFEQYGDSLLEKNIRRYLGKNAVNNGIVETLLDAQKKQNFFFYNNGLTLVCEKFAYNGLQQSNWIVKLDSLQIINGGQTCKTIYQTIKENPALDFSQIFVLVRIYELSDDEQTIRDITYATNSQNPVDLRDLKANDEKQTLLEKGAAELGFTYRRKRDYSTAINAIPSTVAAEAILSVWRNKPHIARYRKNDLFGSYFNEIFGNVNAAQMIVAVQIFRYCDAIRKHHSGEPNCDAIRPFETHFMSNIVGKLLLEQKQIEYKNIDHRNFHAILSFFDENKLNLITLGETLLYKMLSEYFQKEAINELDGRTIATAFRRYDLLERYITNPTWWNSHK